A single Candidatus Babeliales bacterium DNA region contains:
- the infC gene encoding translation initiation factor IF-3, with amino-acid sequence MKGNNKEALQPVNERIRALKVQLITHDGENIGIVSKAQALQIAQDAGLDLVVIAEQGKDGVPVAKVMDFGKSLYEKKKKQTEAKKHQSVIQVKEIKLRPKIGEHDYQTKMKQCIEFLKEGKRVKITLFFRGRENVTREERGKELFDKVNATLEEHGMLKQVIQEKDATLGHIWSRIYYLKSSK; translated from the coding sequence TTGAAGGGTAATAACAAAGAGGCTTTACAGCCGGTAAATGAACGCATTCGTGCGCTTAAGGTGCAACTTATTACGCATGATGGTGAGAATATAGGGATTGTTTCCAAAGCTCAGGCGTTACAAATTGCTCAAGATGCAGGTCTTGACTTGGTGGTCATTGCAGAACAGGGAAAAGATGGGGTTCCTGTCGCAAAAGTGATGGATTTTGGTAAATCGTTGTATGAAAAGAAAAAGAAACAAACGGAAGCCAAGAAACATCAATCGGTTATTCAAGTTAAAGAAATTAAGTTGCGACCAAAAATTGGAGAGCATGATTATCAGACAAAAATGAAGCAATGCATTGAGTTCCTGAAAGAAGGAAAGCGGGTTAAAATAACGCTTTTTTTCCGTGGGCGCGAAAATGTGACTCGTGAAGAACGGGGTAAAGAGTTGTTTGATAAAGTGAATGCGACTCTTGAAGAGCATGGTATGTTAAAGCAGGTTATTCAAGAAAAAGATGCTACACTTGGGCATATTTGGTCGCGTATTTATTATTTAAAGAGTTCTAAATAA
- the rplT gene encoding 50S ribosomal protein L20 — protein MTRVKRGIATKKRHKRLLKKTKGFWGQRKNIFKRAHETLMRAMAYAFKGRKLLKRDMRALFIARISAAVKQEGLSYSKFIHKLNTANVKLNRKMLSQLSVFDAPAFSAVVTAVR, from the coding sequence ATGACAAGAGTTAAACGCGGTATAGCGACAAAAAAACGTCACAAACGTCTTTTAAAAAAAACAAAAGGTTTTTGGGGACAACGTAAAAATATTTTTAAGCGTGCACATGAAACATTGATGCGTGCGATGGCATATGCTTTTAAAGGGCGTAAATTGCTCAAAAGAGATATGCGTGCTCTATTTATTGCTCGTATTAGCGCAGCGGTAAAACAAGAAGGTCTTTCATATAGCAAGTTTATTCATAAATTGAATACTGCTAATGTTAAATTGAATCGCAAGATGTTAAGTCAGCTTTCTGTTTTTGATGCGCCTGCATTTAGTGCAGTAGTAACCGCTGTTAGATAA
- a CDS encoding cell division protein ZapA: MIEKKAQGCKVLIFGHEYSLVTTESEDHIVQSARHVDAIMQEIASHAVVTDERKIAVLAALRIASKVLKLEEDIANNVAKQDLISAKIDHELRLAFAKSGQKETLYIKSLD, translated from the coding sequence ATGATAGAGAAGAAAGCTCAAGGTTGTAAAGTACTCATTTTTGGACATGAGTACTCGTTAGTTACAACGGAATCTGAAGATCATATTGTTCAATCTGCGCGGCACGTTGATGCTATTATGCAAGAAATTGCATCGCATGCGGTTGTGACGGATGAGAGAAAGATTGCTGTACTGGCGGCTTTGCGCATAGCTAGTAAGGTGTTAAAACTAGAAGAAGATATAGCAAACAACGTAGCAAAACAGGATCTTATCTCTGCAAAGATAGATCATGAACTTCGGCTTGCGTTTGCCAAGAGTGGGCAAAAAGAGACATTGTACATTAAGTCCTTAGATTAA
- the rny gene encoding ribonuclease Y encodes MIGFQILIMVGAVASAVCVALFLYARKKIAAANDLLNKADDRWKNVKREIDAERRESALKIKDEIYKKRNEFELEMKKDRLELERLQSKLNSKYEAIEKKEQNIDELRWDLQQKERAISRTEDTLRANSAKLKTLYDELIIKLERISNMTQDEARVALFDTLQAEVRLANQKLIQRTEEEARHTAKDKAVEIIVTAMQRYTADQVAPHSSSAVHLPNDEMKGRIIGKEGRNIKALEMATGMEFVIGDTPELITISGFNPVRREVARRSLERLIADGRINPTRIEETVEHIEKELDEIIEEYGRETILEFNLQGVHSEIVTLLGKLHFRTSFSQNVLMHSKEVGVFSRMIAEELGLDGTIAFRSGLLHDIGKAVTAEVEGPHAIIGSDIAKRCGEDAIIVNAIAAHHEEVAFASIYAPIVVIADTISASRPGARRETLSTFIKRLEKLEEIAVSFEGIKKAYALQAGREVRIIVEEHKLDDVQSATLAADIARKIEKEMTFPGQIKVNVIREQRTIEYAK; translated from the coding sequence ATGATAGGGTTTCAGATACTGATTATGGTGGGAGCCGTCGCTAGCGCCGTATGCGTAGCATTGTTTTTGTATGCGCGCAAAAAGATAGCAGCTGCCAATGATTTATTAAACAAAGCTGATGATCGATGGAAAAATGTAAAGCGTGAAATCGATGCAGAAAGGCGAGAGTCTGCGCTTAAGATTAAAGATGAGATTTATAAAAAAAGGAACGAATTTGAGCTGGAGATGAAAAAGGATCGCCTTGAGCTTGAACGGTTACAGAGTAAGTTAAATAGTAAATATGAAGCTATTGAAAAAAAAGAACAAAATATTGATGAGTTGCGATGGGATTTGCAACAAAAAGAGCGTGCAATATCACGCACAGAAGATACGTTGCGCGCTAACTCTGCAAAGTTAAAAACCTTATATGATGAATTGATTATTAAACTTGAGCGCATCAGTAATATGACGCAGGATGAGGCTCGGGTTGCATTATTTGATACATTGCAGGCAGAGGTTCGATTAGCAAATCAAAAATTAATTCAACGGACTGAAGAAGAAGCGCGGCACACAGCAAAAGACAAAGCAGTAGAGATTATTGTTACTGCAATGCAGCGGTATACAGCTGATCAGGTTGCTCCCCATTCATCGAGTGCAGTACATCTTCCTAATGATGAGATGAAAGGTCGTATTATTGGGAAAGAAGGGCGTAATATTAAGGCGCTTGAGATGGCGACTGGAATGGAGTTTGTTATTGGTGACACCCCTGAGCTCATAACTATTTCTGGTTTTAACCCAGTTCGTCGAGAAGTAGCTCGTCGGTCGTTAGAACGTTTGATTGCAGATGGCCGTATTAACCCTACTCGCATTGAAGAAACGGTCGAGCATATTGAAAAAGAGCTTGATGAGATTATTGAAGAATATGGTCGAGAAACGATTTTAGAGTTTAACCTGCAAGGTGTACATTCAGAAATCGTTACTTTACTTGGTAAATTACATTTTCGTACCAGTTTTTCTCAGAATGTGTTGATGCATAGCAAAGAAGTTGGTGTGTTTTCTCGCATGATTGCAGAAGAATTGGGCCTTGATGGCACAATAGCGTTTCGGTCTGGATTGCTCCATGATATTGGTAAAGCGGTTACCGCTGAGGTAGAAGGTCCGCATGCGATTATTGGTAGTGATATTGCAAAACGATGTGGCGAAGATGCCATTATTGTTAATGCGATTGCTGCCCATCATGAAGAAGTTGCGTTTGCCTCTATTTATGCCCCAATTGTAGTAATAGCCGATACTATTTCAGCATCTCGTCCTGGTGCTCGTCGAGAAACGTTATCAACGTTTATTAAACGACTTGAAAAACTTGAAGAGATCGCGGTTTCATTTGAAGGTATTAAAAAGGCATATGCATTACAAGCAGGTCGTGAAGTACGTATTATCGTTGAAGAACATAAGCTTGACGATGTACAATCGGCGACACTTGCTGCAGATATAGCACGTAAGATTGAAAAAGAGATGACATTCCCTGGGCAAATAAAAGTGAATGTAATTAGAGAACAACGAACCATTGAGTATGCAAAATAA
- a CDS encoding TIGR00282 family metallophosphoesterase, translating to MKRMRILFLGDVVGETGRMVFEKHIQQLRQEHQIDALVVNGENSAGSGKGITPQVVEFFKTNGVNVITTGNHIWQKSEIYPYLQANTDLLRPANFPRETPGVGVTTFNCDGVLIGVINIQGRVFMRELLACPFRTVESILIYLKDKTNIIFVDFHAETTSEKMAMGFFLDGKVTGMVGTHTHVQTADERILPGGTAYITDLGMAGSLNSMIGMKKDPIIKQLISQMPTRYMVETEPPYFMTGAWIEFDVQTGKALAISRVRVDDTDEMQIPDSQ from the coding sequence ATGAAACGTATGCGCATCTTATTTTTGGGAGATGTGGTCGGTGAAACCGGTCGTATGGTTTTTGAGAAGCATATACAGCAATTAAGACAAGAGCATCAGATTGATGCTCTTGTTGTTAATGGAGAAAATAGTGCTGGAAGCGGTAAGGGCATTACCCCTCAAGTGGTTGAATTTTTCAAAACGAATGGCGTGAATGTCATTACCACGGGTAATCATATCTGGCAAAAATCAGAGATCTATCCTTATTTGCAAGCAAATACCGATTTGCTACGGCCAGCGAACTTCCCCCGTGAAACACCGGGTGTGGGGGTTACCACATTCAACTGTGATGGGGTATTAATTGGAGTGATCAACATTCAAGGTCGAGTGTTTATGCGCGAGTTGCTTGCCTGCCCGTTTCGTACCGTTGAATCTATTTTGATCTATTTAAAAGATAAAACTAATATTATCTTTGTTGATTTTCATGCTGAGACTACTTCTGAAAAGATGGCTATGGGTTTTTTCTTGGATGGAAAAGTTACTGGTATGGTCGGTACTCATACGCATGTCCAAACGGCAGATGAGCGGATTTTACCCGGTGGCACAGCATACATAACTGATTTGGGAATGGCGGGATCGTTAAATTCTATGATTGGTATGAAAAAAGATCCGATTATTAAACAATTGATTTCGCAAATGCCAACGCGATATATGGTAGAAACAGAGCCTCCTTATTTTATGACTGGTGCATGGATTGAGTTTGATGTGCAAACGGGTAAGGCTTTGGCGATTTCTCGGGTCCGTGTAGATGATACAGATGAGATGCAAATTCCTGATTCTCAATAA